TACAGCAATATTTCCTATTAAAATATCGGGCCGCTGATGTAAAGCAGGTAGATACTTTTCTAATTCATATGAGAGGTCCTCTTGCTCACACCATCTAACAAACATCTTCTTTAACGTCAGATGTTCAATCGTCTCACCTTCTGAATAAACACTGCAAGTACTTTGATTATAATGTGAGAAATGTGGGACTTTTACCTTGCCATTTTTTATCCTGACTGGATGATCACAAGCAGGACAAAAATAGTTTTCCGTTTTTAACTGTTCGATTTCTTCTCTAGATAAATTCAATAGTGTTATCATTTCTTTGTTATTTGAATAAGCACTTAACATATCACTCACCTCATAATGAAGATACGTAAGAAAAGTGCTTTTTCATCAAAAAAACTGAAACAAAACGATAATCGTTTGTCTCAGTTTTTAAATTATTCAAAGTAATATCTTGTTAGTTCTAAAGCATTGCGTTCCATGATGCATGTACCGTATTCATTCAATGTTTCAGATGTAACAGCAGATAAATTAGCATATTCCAATAATTGAGCCAATTCATTTTCTACATCATTTTTTCCTAATTCTTCTAATAAGAAAATAGTTTGGAGATAATACGTCCCTTTAAATGTATATAGATTTGCTATCACAGACTGTAAGAAAACTTCATTTGCCAATTGAACCATTGTATCAAAATCGTTAAGTTCAAATACTAAACTTTTAACTGTATTATCAGCAAATTCTTGCGTCTCATCAGCAAAATCTTCTTCGATTTGTTTGCGAATTATATTACTAACTTCTTCTGAATTTAAATCACTAAAGCCTTCAAAATTAGATACTTCATCGATTGATGCATTCTTACTAATAAATAGTTCTAACCCATCACTTTTTGGCAGAACCTGAAAGGTAACAGCTTCACTGCCTTGAAATTCATCTTCCACATCAACTTCTTCTAAAATACTGTAGAAAAAATTTTCCACTTCTTTGTGGTTGCCAAGTAGATCTAAGAAGGTAATGCCTCTATCTGCTAGATCTTCATTGCCGATCAACACACGTATGGTATTTTCATTGATATGTTCCATTTCCATGTCGCTACACCTCACTTTTGCTAATCAGGAAACTTATTCTTACGTACATTGTAGCGGAATCACGCCAAATGTAAAGGGAAAAGTAACAATATTCCTAAATAAACTGTTGTCTTAGTATATTCCTTAAAACTTGTTCTACAAACATATGTGCACTTTTTTTATAAATATTTATAAAAAATCAATAAATCATTTACTATGTAGAGAAAAATAGAAAAAGAAAACCTCTGC
The DNA window shown above is from Enterococcus sp. 12C11_DIV0727 and carries:
- a CDS encoding adaptor protein MecA; the protein is MEMEHINENTIRVLIGNEDLADRGITFLDLLGNHKEVENFFYSILEEVDVEDEFQGSEAVTFQVLPKSDGLELFISKNASIDEVSNFEGFSDLNSEEVSNIIRKQIEEDFADETQEFADNTVKSLVFELNDFDTMVQLANEVFLQSVIANLYTFKGTYYLQTIFLLEELGKNDVENELAQLLEYANLSAVTSETLNEYGTCIMERNALELTRYYFE